A genomic segment from Flavobacterium litorale encodes:
- a CDS encoding type 1 glutamine amidotransferase domain-containing protein, whose amino-acid sequence MSKKVAILATNGFEESELKSPKQELDKQGWTTHIVSLDHGSIKSWSGENWGDSYPVDKTVDEVSASDYNALLLPGGVANPDLLRRNEKAVNFTRDFFKQKKPVAAICHAPQLLIEAEVVAGRELTSFPSIRKDLENAGAKWVDKEVVVDEGFVTSRSPEDLDAFNAKLIEEIREGKHEEQHA is encoded by the coding sequence ATGAGCAAGAAAGTAGCTATTTTAGCAACAAATGGATTTGAAGAAAGTGAATTAAAATCGCCTAAGCAAGAACTAGACAAGCAAGGTTGGACAACACACATTGTAAGTTTAGATCACGGAAGCATTAAATCATGGTCTGGCGAAAACTGGGGAGATTCTTACCCTGTAGATAAAACAGTAGATGAAGTATCTGCATCAGACTATAATGCGCTGTTATTACCAGGTGGTGTAGCCAACCCCGATTTGTTAAGACGAAACGAAAAAGCTGTAAACTTTACAAGAGATTTCTTTAAGCAAAAAAAACCTGTAGCAGCAATTTGCCATGCACCACAATTGTTAATTGAGGCGGAAGTTGTAGCAGGTAGAGAACTTACATCGTTCCCATCAATCAGAAAAGATTTAGAAAATGCAGGAGCAAAATGGGTAGATAAAGAGGTAGTAGTAGACGAAGGTTTTGTAACAAGCCGTAGCCCTGAAGATTTAGATGCCTTTAATGCTAAACTAATTGAGGAAATAAGAGAAGGAAAGCACGAAGAGCAACACGCATAA
- a CDS encoding T9SS-dependent choice-of-anchor J family protein: MKKQLLTGALVLGSLFTANAQVTLFEDSFESYDDFIIENIGDYSLIDGDMAVSYGVQDVEFTNATYVGSFIVFNPSQTTPALTDGWEPHTGNKMAVCFNALPDTNPSGPNDDWLISPQITLSSAGNMLSMWAKSVTDDFGLERFSVAISTTGTAVEDFTVISEGTFLEAPVEWTEYTYDLDVYANQQVYIAVHCTSNDAFALFVDDITVTADVASIEDNLLSQFTVYPNPATDVITITNAASTPIDSATITDINGRTVKTVTFSGVAETQINIADLAVGVYVLNIESSKGTATKKIVKN, translated from the coding sequence ATGAAAAAACAATTACTTACTGGAGCTTTAGTATTAGGCTCATTATTTACTGCTAATGCGCAAGTGACACTATTTGAAGATAGCTTTGAAAGTTATGACGATTTTATAATTGAAAACATAGGCGATTACAGCCTTATTGATGGAGATATGGCTGTGTCATATGGTGTTCAGGATGTTGAGTTTACAAATGCAACATATGTAGGGTCGTTCATAGTCTTTAATCCTTCACAAACAACCCCTGCCCTTACTGATGGATGGGAACCTCATACAGGTAATAAAATGGCTGTATGTTTTAATGCCTTGCCTGATACCAACCCATCAGGTCCAAATGATGATTGGTTAATTTCTCCGCAAATTACGTTATCATCTGCAGGTAACATGCTTTCAATGTGGGCAAAATCAGTTACTGACGATTTTGGTTTAGAAAGATTTAGCGTAGCAATTTCTACTACAGGTACTGCAGTTGAAGATTTTACAGTTATATCAGAAGGTACTTTCCTTGAGGCACCAGTAGAATGGACGGAATATACCTATGATCTTGATGTATATGCTAATCAACAAGTATATATTGCAGTACATTGTACATCTAACGATGCATTTGCATTATTTGTTGATGATATAACTGTTACAGCTGATGTAGCTTCTATCGAGGATAATCTATTATCTCAATTTACGGTGTATCCTAACCCAGCTACAGACGTAATAACCATTACTAATGCTGCTAGTACACCAATTGACAGTGCTACTATTACAGATATTAACGGACGTACTGTAAAAACTGTAACGTTTAGTGGTGTTGCAGAAACACAAATTAACATTGCAGATCTTGCTGTTGGAGTATATGTACTTAACATAGAATCTAGCAAAGGTACAGCTACAAAGAAAATAGTTAAAAATTAG
- the nudK gene encoding GDP-mannose pyrophosphatase NudK yields the protein MQNNNSTIKLLSSETLSDSWGELNKVKFEYQLKDGTIQEQTREVYNRGNGAVILLYNTTKKTVILTRQLRIPTWFNGNTDGMMIEACAGMLDDKNPEECIRIEAEEETGYTLSKVEKVMEVYMSPGSVTEILYFFVAAYADTMKTSEGGGAENEQEDIEVLEIPFEEAKAMITNGKIKDAKTIILLQYAQIHGLV from the coding sequence ATGCAAAACAACAACAGTACTATAAAATTACTTTCCAGCGAAACATTATCGGATAGCTGGGGAGAACTCAACAAGGTTAAGTTTGAATACCAATTAAAAGATGGTACAATACAAGAGCAAACTCGAGAAGTATACAACCGAGGTAACGGGGCAGTAATTTTATTATACAATACCACCAAAAAAACCGTAATACTTACTAGGCAATTGCGCATACCTACGTGGTTTAATGGAAATACCGATGGTATGATGATTGAAGCTTGTGCAGGAATGTTGGATGATAAAAATCCAGAGGAATGTATTAGAATTGAAGCAGAGGAGGAAACAGGCTATACCCTTAGTAAAGTTGAAAAAGTAATGGAGGTATATATGTCTCCTGGATCGGTTACCGAGATATTATATTTTTTTGTAGCAGCTTATGCTGACACTATGAAGACTAGTGAGGGTGGTGGTGCCGAAAATGAGCAGGAAGACATTGAAGTATTAGAAATTCCGTTTGAAGAAGCGAAGGCAATGATAACTAATGGCAAAATTAAAGATGCTAAAACCATAATTCTGTTGCAATATGCCCAAATTCATGGCTTAGTGTAA
- a CDS encoding DEAD/DEAH box helicase — protein MQIEENAEDRKELYHYQKEDINAIFDKFEGRANNYHLLYQLPTGGGKTVIFSEIARRYIEKYNQKVLVLTHRIELSKQTSQMLESFGVKNKVIDSNIKDLDDHEDYSCYVAMVETLNNRLKDKKFVMDYVGLVIVDEAHYNSFRKLFAYFKSSFFLGVTATPLSSNIDLPMYETYDELIVGEPIQSLIDKGYLAKAAMYGYDVELTSLKLGINGDYTVSSSDELYSRTGMQDLLLQSYENRTKNKKTLIFNNGINTSLYVYETFKSAGYDIRHLDNKTPEEERRNILSWFKNTPNAIVTSVSILTTGFDEPTVETIILNRATRSLTLYFQMIGRGSRKLPNKETFTVIDLGNNAQRFGLWNDPVDWQYIFKHPERFLENIRTDTDIENQHVYVMPDDVREKFKNTDDINFDMEEEYTLAMDEKRKPRTVIEKSIRQHAMMCLENTESIPEARKLAKELGQDIEYRVKQYAKLLAKTTKNYKQWLIDDYKHKLNLMIGKLYIEYYA, from the coding sequence ATGCAAATAGAAGAAAACGCCGAGGACAGGAAAGAGCTGTACCACTACCAAAAGGAAGATATTAATGCCATATTTGATAAGTTTGAAGGACGTGCCAACAACTATCATTTACTTTACCAATTGCCTACAGGAGGTGGTAAAACGGTAATATTTTCTGAAATAGCCCGACGCTATATTGAAAAGTACAACCAAAAAGTACTGGTACTAACGCACAGAATAGAGCTTAGCAAGCAAACATCGCAAATGCTGGAAAGCTTTGGCGTGAAAAATAAGGTTATAGATAGCAATATTAAGGATTTGGATGACCATGAAGATTATTCGTGTTATGTAGCCATGGTGGAAACCTTAAATAATCGACTTAAGGATAAAAAATTCGTAATGGATTATGTAGGGCTTGTTATTGTAGATGAGGCACACTATAACTCTTTTAGAAAACTGTTTGCTTATTTTAAGAGTTCCTTTTTTTTAGGGGTTACAGCAACACCTTTAAGCTCTAACATTGATTTACCAATGTACGAAACATACGATGAGCTTATAGTGGGCGAGCCCATACAGTCGTTAATAGATAAAGGGTATCTTGCTAAAGCAGCAATGTATGGTTACGATGTAGAGTTAACATCATTAAAACTTGGTATTAATGGCGATTACACCGTAAGCTCTTCAGACGAACTGTACTCGCGCACGGGCATGCAAGATTTATTACTACAATCGTACGAAAACAGAACTAAAAATAAAAAAACACTGATATTTAATAACGGTATTAATACATCGTTATACGTATACGAAACATTTAAATCTGCAGGATACGATATAAGGCATTTAGATAATAAAACGCCCGAAGAGGAGCGCAGAAACATACTTAGTTGGTTTAAAAACACGCCAAATGCTATTGTAACATCAGTATCCATATTAACTACAGGTTTTGATGAGCCTACGGTAGAAACTATTATACTTAACCGAGCCACACGATCGTTAACCCTATATTTCCAGATGATTGGCAGAGGTTCGCGTAAACTTCCAAACAAAGAAACCTTTACGGTTATTGATTTGGGGAACAATGCGCAGCGGTTTGGTTTATGGAACGACCCTGTGGACTGGCAGTATATTTTTAAACACCCTGAACGGTTTTTAGAGAACATTCGTACAGATACTGATATCGAGAATCAGCACGTATATGTTATGCCCGATGATGTTAGGGAGAAGTTTAAAAATACCGATGATATTAACTTTGATATGGAAGAGGAGTATACACTTGCAATGGATGAAAAACGAAAACCACGAACGGTTATAGAAAAATCCATACGACAGCACGCCATGATGTGCCTAGAAAATACAGAGAGTATACCCGAAGCACGGAAACTAGCTAAAGAACTAGGGCAGGATATTGAATACCGCGTAAAGCAATATGCAAAACTACTGGCAAAAACTACCAAAAATTACAAGCAATGGCTTATAGACGATTATAAGCACAAACTTAATTTAATGATTGGTAAACTCTATATTGAATATTATGCCTAA
- a CDS encoding GNAT family N-acetyltransferase — protein sequence MEIVKASLKDVVLINKLANQVWEPTYKDILSAAQLEYMFGMMYSPKSITAQLEVKGHEFLLIKDDKQYFGFASYELNCKPNTTKIHKLYVLPNLQGKGIGAQLLRAIEREASKVGNTIVTLNVNRFNTALNFYNKTGFVKVGVEDIDIGSGYLMEDYVMEKELR from the coding sequence ATGGAAATTGTTAAAGCCTCCTTAAAAGATGTCGTTCTAATAAATAAACTGGCTAACCAAGTTTGGGAGCCAACCTATAAAGATATATTATCTGCCGCTCAACTGGAATATATGTTTGGTATGATGTACAGCCCGAAATCAATTACAGCACAGCTCGAAGTAAAAGGGCATGAGTTTTTGCTGATTAAAGATGATAAACAGTATTTTGGTTTTGCATCGTACGAGCTTAATTGCAAACCAAATACTACCAAAATACATAAGTTATACGTGTTACCCAACTTGCAGGGAAAAGGTATTGGTGCGCAATTGTTACGAGCTATAGAGCGCGAAGCCAGTAAAGTGGGTAATACTATTGTAACACTCAATGTAAATCGTTTTAATACAGCTCTTAATTTTTACAATAAAACGGGCTTTGTAAAAGTAGGAGTGGAGGATATAGATATTGGTAGTGGATATTTAATGGAGGATTACGTTATGGAAAAGGAGCTACGATAG
- a CDS encoding dienelactone hydrolase family protein, with the protein MKLKTLLLLTLLTMSLQTNAQLKAVPYNDENQKLNGYGIAPANPTAETPGILILPAWRGINAHSKRVAKQLSQLGYYAFIADIYGEGNYPTNTKEAGERAGYYKSNPKLYQKRIMLAMNELIKQGASPENIVVIGYCFGGTGALEVVRAKMAVKGVVSFHGGLGKDANRENKKIKSKVLVLHGADDPYVSRQEIEAFEQEMRDGNADWQMIYYGNAVHAFTEAELGTDNSKGAAYNDIANKRSWEHLMLFLNETLNE; encoded by the coding sequence ATGAAACTAAAAACATTACTACTACTTACACTGCTAACCATGAGTTTACAAACCAATGCACAACTAAAAGCTGTACCATACAACGATGAAAATCAGAAATTAAATGGTTACGGTATAGCCCCAGCAAACCCCACCGCCGAGACACCTGGCATACTAATACTCCCAGCCTGGAGAGGCATTAATGCCCACTCCAAAAGAGTAGCAAAACAATTAAGCCAATTAGGGTACTATGCTTTTATTGCCGACATATATGGCGAAGGCAACTACCCTACTAATACTAAAGAAGCAGGCGAAAGAGCAGGTTACTACAAAAGCAACCCCAAACTGTACCAAAAACGTATTATGCTGGCTATGAACGAGCTTATTAAACAAGGTGCAAGCCCCGAAAATATTGTAGTAATAGGGTACTGTTTTGGTGGCACAGGAGCACTAGAAGTAGTAAGAGCAAAAATGGCTGTTAAAGGCGTGGTATCATTTCATGGTGGCTTGGGTAAAGATGCTAATAGAGAAAACAAAAAGATAAAATCGAAAGTATTAGTACTGCATGGTGCTGACGACCCATATGTATCGAGACAAGAAATAGAAGCCTTTGAGCAAGAAATGCGCGATGGTAATGCCGATTGGCAAATGATATACTATGGCAATGCAGTACATGCTTTTACCGAAGCGGAATTGGGAACAGACAACTCAAAAGGTGCTGCATATAACGATATTGCTAACAAAAGAAGTTGGGAACACTTAATGTTATTTTTAAACGAAACCCTTAACGAATAG
- the aroC gene encoding chorismate synthase — protein MAGNTFGTLFKLTTFGESHGEALGGIIDGCPAGVTIDIEAIQHELNRRRPGQSAIVTQRKEPDAVQFLSGLFEGKTTGTPIGFTIPNVNQKSADYSHIKEVYRPSHADYVYDQKYGIRDYRGGGRSSARETVSRVVAGAIAKQMLPEISINAFVSSVGEIFIDKPYQALDFSLTETNAVRCPDIATAKKMEEHIKEVKKQGDTVGGTITCVLKNVPKGLGEPVFDKLHAELGKAMLSINAVKGFEYGSGFCGAKMKGSEHNDLYNTDGTTKTNLSGGIQGGISNGMDIYFRVAFKPVATLMQAQETINTNGEIVTMQGRGRHDACVVPRAIPIVEAMAALVIADYYLMARSDI, from the coding sequence ATGGCAGGCAATACATTTGGTACATTATTTAAGCTTACAACCTTTGGCGAATCGCATGGCGAAGCACTGGGGGGTATTATAGATGGTTGTCCTGCAGGTGTAACTATAGACATTGAAGCCATACAACATGAATTGAATAGGCGCAGACCAGGGCAATCGGCTATTGTAACTCAACGTAAAGAGCCTGATGCGGTACAATTTTTATCGGGTTTGTTTGAGGGCAAAACTACAGGGACACCAATTGGCTTTACCATACCTAACGTAAACCAAAAAAGTGCCGATTATTCGCATATTAAAGAGGTGTACCGACCATCGCATGCCGATTATGTGTACGACCAAAAATATGGAATACGAGATTACAGAGGGGGTGGCAGAAGTTCGGCACGCGAAACGGTAAGCAGAGTAGTGGCAGGTGCTATTGCCAAGCAAATGTTACCCGAAATTAGTATTAATGCATTCGTATCATCAGTAGGTGAAATTTTTATTGATAAACCCTATCAAGCCTTAGATTTTAGTTTAACAGAAACAAATGCTGTACGTTGCCCCGATATTGCAACTGCTAAAAAAATGGAGGAACATATTAAAGAGGTTAAAAAACAAGGCGATACCGTAGGCGGTACTATTACTTGCGTACTTAAAAATGTTCCTAAAGGTTTGGGAGAACCTGTTTTTGATAAACTGCATGCCGAACTGGGCAAAGCAATGCTATCCATCAATGCTGTAAAGGGTTTTGAATATGGTAGTGGCTTTTGTGGTGCTAAAATGAAAGGTAGCGAACATAACGACTTGTATAATACAGATGGCACTACAAAAACAAACTTATCTGGAGGCATACAAGGTGGTATTAGTAATGGTATGGATATTTACTTTAGGGTTGCCTTTAAACCCGTAGCTACTTTAATGCAAGCCCAAGAAACAATAAATACGAATGGCGAAATTGTAACCATGCAGGGCAGGGGTAGACACGATGCCTGTGTTGTGCCAAGAGCAATACCAATAGTTGAAGCGATGGCTGCACTGGTGATTGCTGATTATTACCTTATGGCGCGTTCGGACATCTAA